CCGCCCCACTGGGCCTGGCGGACCGGGCCCCTCGACGGCGGGCCGGTCGTCGTGTTCGACATCGACGGCGTGCTGTCCGACGCGGCCAGCCGACAGCACTTCATCGAGGCCGACGACTGGTATGCGTTCTTCGACGCGTGTGGTGACGATCCCCTCATCGAGGAGGTCGCCCGCCTCATCGAGCTGCTCGACGACGAGCTCGTCATCGTGCTCCTCACCGGCCGGCCGGTACGGGTGCGGCCGCAGACCCGAGCCTGGCTCGATCGCTACCAGCTGCGCTGGGACCTGTTGATCATGCGCGACATGGGGGACTACTCGGCCGCCCGTCGGTTCAAACAGAGGACCGTGGCCGACCTGCGCGCAGGTGGGTTCGACCTGCGCCTCGCCTTCGAGGACGACCGCCGCAACCGGCAGATGTTCCACGACGAGGGCGTGCCGTGCATCTACATCCACTCCGGCTACTACGACTGAGAGGTTGCTGTGAATCTCCTCTGAGAGGGAACGCCGGGTCCTGCGGTAGCGTTGGACCCACTGTTATGAGCAAGAACACCATCAAGACCTACGTCCTCCTCGCCGGGCTCGGCGGGCTCCTCGTGCTGATCGGCGGTGGGGTCGCAGGTGGCAACGGTGCGCTCATCGGCCTCCTCATCGGCCTCGTGTTCGTGGGTGCCTCCTACTGGTTCTCCGACAAGCTCGCGATCAAGGCGGCACGCGCCCAGCCGGTCACCGAGCAGGAGATGCCCGAGTACTACCGCATCGTCCGCGAGCTGACCGCGGCGGCCGGGATGCCGATGCCGAAGCTCTACGTCTCCCCCGACCTGCAGCCCAACGCCTTCGCCACCGGGCGCAGCCCCAACCACGCGGCGGTCGCGGTCACCCAGGGCATCCTCCAGGTCTGCGACTGGGAGGAGCTCCGCGGCGTGCTGGCCCACGAGATCAGCCACGTCGGAAACCGCGACATCCTCATCGGATCCGTCGCCGCCGCGGTGGCGATGGGCATCACGTTCGTGGCCCGCATCGCGATGTGGGGGGCGATCTTCGGAGGCGGCGGTCGTGACAGGGAGGAGGGCGGGAACCCGAT
This genomic stretch from Actinomycetota bacterium harbors:
- a CDS encoding protease HtpX, which encodes MSKNTIKTYVLLAGLGGLLVLIGGGVAGGNGALIGLLIGLVFVGASYWFSDKLAIKAARAQPVTEQEMPEYYRIVRELTAAAGMPMPKLYVSPDLQPNAFATGRSPNHAAVAVTQGILQVCDWEELRGVLAHEISHVGNRDILIGSVAAAVAMGITFVARIAMWGAIFGGGGRDREEGGNPIALLALVVLAPIAAMLLQMALSRSREFEADRSGARLIGTGEPLASALAKLDAAARRIPMKVDPAQAQKYIINPLTGRKMNFAKLFTTHPPTEERIARLRTREWAS